Proteins co-encoded in one Haloarcula pelagica genomic window:
- a CDS encoding acc operon protein has product MATDTETEPEAPAETNSESAVEDELVESVANQVPDASAEEAAAIAVAIGAHLADRERAATAAAAAAAARSEESWGGKEWSFSERVRATQQRHVRVPEETPTDPWTAAGRTDRM; this is encoded by the coding sequence ATGGCAACAGACACAGAGACGGAGCCCGAGGCACCGGCCGAGACGAACAGCGAGTCGGCAGTCGAGGACGAACTGGTCGAGTCCGTCGCGAACCAGGTCCCGGACGCGTCGGCCGAGGAGGCCGCCGCCATCGCGGTCGCGATCGGCGCCCACCTCGCGGACCGCGAGCGGGCCGCAACGGCCGCGGCCGCCGCCGCAGCCGCACGGTCCGAGGAGAGCTGGGGCGGAAAGGAGTGGAGTTTCTCCGAACGCGTCCGGGCGACCCAGCAGCGACACGTCCGCGTCCCCGAGGAGACACCGACCGACCCCTGGACGGCGGCCGGGCGAACCGACCGGATGTAG
- a CDS encoding sensor domain-containing protein, with protein MGPAVDMNALSRGTRRFVGAPVRLQTYRNLLYLLLAFPAGFVYVFVVSFGVSLGLGLAVVLVGVAVLAVTAVVCLALAGLERRLTIVLLGRDIAARTALSGTTTRDRVVSLFTDLRTWTPLAYLVVKFGVGLLAVLLLTAALSTGLSMLFMPLYYGDPAVYVGLPTDRPVEFHPAFYVVWNNLLVGVNAVVSVGYWRVRTLPQALVVAGGGLAVSLATLNALNALAHATGWLTERLLGGAYDPVGAILGSGEE; from the coding sequence ATGGGTCCCGCTGTCGACATGAACGCCCTCTCCCGCGGCACGCGGCGGTTCGTCGGTGCACCGGTCCGGCTACAGACCTACCGAAACCTGCTGTACCTGCTGTTGGCGTTCCCGGCCGGGTTCGTCTACGTCTTCGTCGTCAGTTTCGGCGTGTCCCTCGGCCTCGGGCTGGCGGTCGTGCTCGTCGGGGTGGCCGTCCTGGCAGTGACCGCGGTCGTCTGTCTCGCTCTCGCCGGACTCGAACGCCGTCTCACGATCGTCCTGCTGGGCCGTGACATCGCCGCCCGGACGGCGCTTTCGGGGACGACCACCCGCGACCGTGTGGTGTCGCTGTTCACCGATCTCCGGACGTGGACGCCGCTCGCGTACCTGGTGGTGAAGTTCGGCGTCGGCCTGCTGGCCGTGCTGCTCCTGACCGCGGCGCTGTCGACCGGGCTCAGCATGCTGTTCATGCCGCTGTACTACGGCGATCCAGCGGTGTACGTCGGCCTCCCGACCGATCGCCCCGTGGAGTTCCACCCGGCGTTTTACGTGGTGTGGAACAACCTGCTAGTCGGTGTCAACGCGGTCGTCAGCGTCGGCTACTGGCGGGTTCGGACACTCCCGCAGGCGCTCGTGGTAGCCGGCGGCGGCCTCGCGGTCTCGCTGGCGACGCTGAACGCCCTCAACGCGCTTGCACACGCGACCGGGTGGCTCACCGAACGACTCCTGGGCGGGGCGTACGACCCCGTGGGTGCGATCCTGGGGTCCGGCGAGGAGTGA
- a CDS encoding DUF4097 family beta strand repeat-containing protein, which produces MPRDVPRRRFLAGTVAAALTAVAGCSGTTPFVGKRTESTETVPVRGATALTVQNQTGDVVVRGADREDIRVHAVKQASSVRTNVADLALETVREDGRIRLSSRWNGDTGPFASRPSMNLDAEVPASLAVETVQTDVGDIEVTDLAGDLQARTDTGDVRIRRVEGTVSAESDTGDVDVRTPAALDGATADTGDVSVDIPAIDGETTVQTDTGDVVARVGPDLDATLVAQSSNGNVELTGVSLSNGETTGDVTDEVVRGELGDGGPTLRVASETGDVTVQSL; this is translated from the coding sequence ATGCCCAGAGACGTACCGCGCCGGCGGTTCCTCGCCGGCACTGTCGCCGCTGCCCTGACCGCCGTGGCCGGCTGTAGCGGGACGACCCCGTTCGTCGGGAAGCGGACGGAATCGACCGAGACAGTCCCGGTCCGCGGCGCGACCGCGCTGACCGTCCAGAACCAGACCGGCGACGTGGTGGTCCGCGGCGCCGACCGCGAGGACATCCGGGTCCATGCGGTCAAACAGGCCAGTTCCGTCAGGACGAACGTCGCGGACCTGGCGCTGGAGACGGTCCGTGAGGACGGTCGGATCCGGCTGTCCTCCCGCTGGAACGGGGACACAGGTCCCTTCGCCAGTCGCCCGTCGATGAATCTCGACGCGGAAGTCCCCGCCTCGCTGGCTGTCGAGACGGTACAGACCGATGTCGGCGACATCGAGGTGACTGATCTCGCCGGCGACCTCCAGGCCCGGACCGACACCGGGGATGTCCGCATCCGCCGCGTCGAGGGCACCGTCAGTGCGGAGTCAGACACCGGCGATGTCGACGTTCGAACGCCGGCCGCGCTGGACGGGGCGACCGCCGACACCGGCGACGTTTCTGTCGACATCCCCGCGATCGACGGCGAGACCACTGTCCAGACCGACACCGGCGACGTGGTCGCCCGCGTGGGCCCCGACCTCGACGCGACGCTCGTCGCACAGTCCTCGAACGGCAACGTGGAACTGACCGGTGTCTCGCTGTCGAACGGCGAGACCACGGGCGATGTCACCGACGAGGTGGTCCGTGGTGAGCTGGGTGATGGTGGGCCGACACTGCGCGTCGCGTCCGAGACGGGCGACGTGACCGTCCAGTCCCTGTAG
- a CDS encoding biotin--[acetyl-CoA-carboxylase] ligase, whose product MQETRHRVLDALAAGPVSGPALAEELGISRAAVWKHVEALREDGFEVESADSGYELTGVPEFGGAAVEYGLDAPFEVEYHESIPSTNARARDLAADGADDVVVLADEQTGGRGRLDREWASPSGGIWLSVLVRPDVPMAHAPVFTLAAAVAVTRAAREAGVDAGIKWPNDVLVDDRKLVGILTEMEGEADRVSWVVVGMGINANVDPATLPTDAEPTSLQHVRGDPIDRRVFTQRVLETFDELRGDIDSILPAWREYATTLGRRVRVETPGGTVEGEAVDVQFPGSLVVDTDDGEVTVTAGDCDHLRPV is encoded by the coding sequence ATGCAGGAGACGCGCCACCGAGTGCTCGACGCGCTCGCCGCCGGCCCGGTATCGGGCCCGGCGCTGGCCGAGGAGCTGGGTATCTCACGCGCCGCCGTCTGGAAACACGTCGAGGCGCTCCGCGAGGACGGGTTCGAAGTCGAGAGCGCCGACAGCGGCTACGAACTCACGGGCGTGCCGGAGTTCGGCGGCGCGGCCGTCGAGTACGGGCTCGACGCGCCCTTCGAAGTCGAGTACCACGAGAGCATCCCGAGCACGAACGCTCGGGCGCGGGACCTGGCGGCCGACGGGGCCGACGACGTGGTAGTACTGGCCGACGAGCAGACCGGCGGCCGGGGTCGGCTCGACCGCGAGTGGGCCTCTCCCAGCGGGGGCATCTGGCTCTCCGTGCTCGTCCGGCCGGACGTGCCGATGGCCCACGCGCCGGTGTTCACTCTCGCTGCGGCGGTCGCGGTCACCCGCGCGGCCCGCGAGGCGGGCGTCGACGCGGGGATCAAGTGGCCCAACGACGTGCTCGTCGACGACCGGAAACTGGTCGGGATCCTCACCGAGATGGAGGGGGAGGCCGACCGTGTCTCCTGGGTGGTCGTCGGCATGGGGATCAACGCGAACGTCGACCCCGCAACGCTGCCCACGGACGCCGAACCGACGAGCCTCCAGCACGTTCGCGGCGACCCGATCGACAGGCGGGTGTTCACACAGCGAGTGCTCGAAACGTTCGACGAACTGCGGGGTGACATCGACAGTATCCTGCCGGCCTGGCGCGAGTACGCGACGACACTGGGCCGGCGGGTCCGGGTCGAGACGCCCGGCGGGACGGTCGAGGGCGAGGCCGTCGACGTACAGTTTCCCGGGTCGCTCGTCGTCGACACCGACGACGGCGAGGTGACCGTCACCGCCGGGGACTGTGACCACTTGCGACCGGTCTGA
- a CDS encoding SHOCT domain-containing protein — translation MPPTDRGLGTLGKLVLGTVVVVTALVVATAILAVLQNLLAALLGLLVTGLLIGGAAYLVYWLVSSITGGESESADATDGATATTAAPVDPVDRLTEQYKRGELTDEEFERRLEAEMTDVDQEIADLEAELE, via the coding sequence ATGCCCCCTACCGACCGCGGACTCGGGACACTCGGCAAACTGGTCCTCGGGACCGTCGTCGTGGTCACCGCGCTCGTCGTCGCGACGGCGATCCTGGCCGTCCTCCAGAACCTCCTGGCTGCACTGCTTGGGCTGCTCGTCACCGGCCTCCTGATCGGCGGCGCAGCCTACCTCGTGTACTGGCTCGTCTCGTCGATCACCGGCGGCGAGAGCGAGTCCGCCGATGCCACCGACGGCGCCACCGCGACGACTGCGGCACCGGTCGATCCGGTCGACCGCCTCACCGAACAGTACAAGCGCGGCGAACTCACCGATGAGGAGTTCGAGCGCCGTCTCGAAGCCGAGATGACCGATGTCGACCAGGAGATCGCCGACCTCGAAGCCGAACTGGAGTGA
- a CDS encoding universal stress protein, whose amino-acid sequence MYDRILLPTDGTAGMDGVVRHAAALAATHGAEIHALYVVDTARFSTLPAGMTWEGLTDMFQTEGERAMDAVERQAGDVPVQRAIVEGRPSTEIGEYARTNDCDVIVMGTHGRGGIDRLLLGSVAENVIRAARIPVVTVPVEAADRDPPTDRREVAAE is encoded by the coding sequence ATGTACGACAGGATTCTCCTCCCAACCGACGGGACCGCCGGGATGGACGGGGTCGTCCGCCACGCGGCGGCGCTGGCAGCGACACACGGCGCCGAGATCCACGCGCTGTACGTCGTCGACACCGCCCGGTTCTCCACGCTCCCGGCCGGGATGACCTGGGAGGGGCTCACCGACATGTTCCAGACGGAGGGGGAGCGAGCGATGGACGCCGTCGAACGGCAAGCCGGCGACGTTCCGGTCCAACGGGCCATCGTGGAGGGGCGACCGAGCACCGAGATCGGCGAGTACGCACGGACCAACGACTGTGACGTGATCGTCATGGGAACCCACGGACGCGGCGGGATCGACAGACTGCTGCTGGGGTCGGTCGCCGAGAACGTGATCCGCGCCGCCCGGATCCCCGTCGTGACCGTGCCCGTCGAGGCGGCCGATCGAGACCCGCCGACAGATCGTCGCGAGGTCGCGGCCGAGTAG
- a CDS encoding acetyl-CoA carboxylase biotin carboxylase subunit produces MFDKVLVANRGEIAVRVMRACEELGIGTVAVYSEADKDSGHVRYADEAYNVGPARAADSYLDQEAIVDAAKQSGADAIHPGYGFLAENASFARRVEDTEGVKWIGPTGDAMEALGEKTKARKIMQSADVPIVPGTTDPVEDPEEVVEFGEEYGFPVAIKAEGGGGGRGMKIVHDPDEAEEQLESAKREGEAYFSNDSVYLERFLENPRHIEIQILADHHDNVRHLGERDCSLQRRHQKVIEEGPSAALSDELREKIGESARRGVREADYYNAGTVEFLVEEDPDREAGEVLGPETNFYFLEVNTRIQVEHCVTEEITGIDIVKWQIRVAQDETIPFAQDDVEVDGHAMEFRINAENAANDFAPANSGSLETYDPPGGIGVRMDDALRQGDDLVTDYDSMIAKLIVHGSDRQEVIERGKRALAEFDVEGFPTVIPFHRLMLTDEEFVASTHTTKYLDNHLDRSRIEEAQEKWGSETESDADDDEEVVEREFTLEVNGKRFEVELEERGAQPIQVGDVDLEDGGNQPQRPQSGGDSDSGGGGSSAEGQEVTAEMQGTILSVEVDEGEEVESGDVLCVLEAMKMENDIVAERAGTVNEVAIGEGDSVDMGDLLFVIG; encoded by the coding sequence ATGTTCGACAAGGTGCTCGTCGCCAACCGCGGAGAGATCGCGGTGCGCGTCATGCGTGCTTGCGAGGAGTTGGGCATCGGGACGGTGGCGGTGTACTCCGAGGCAGACAAGGATTCCGGGCACGTCCGCTACGCCGACGAGGCGTACAACGTCGGGCCGGCCCGTGCGGCCGACTCGTATCTCGATCAGGAGGCGATCGTCGACGCCGCGAAACAGTCCGGCGCCGACGCCATCCACCCCGGCTACGGCTTCCTCGCGGAGAACGCGTCGTTCGCGCGACGGGTCGAGGACACGGAGGGCGTGAAGTGGATCGGCCCGACGGGCGACGCCATGGAGGCCCTGGGTGAGAAGACGAAAGCCCGGAAGATCATGCAGTCGGCGGACGTGCCGATCGTCCCGGGGACGACCGACCCGGTCGAAGACCCCGAGGAGGTCGTCGAGTTCGGCGAGGAGTACGGTTTCCCGGTCGCGATCAAGGCCGAAGGGGGCGGCGGCGGCCGCGGGATGAAGATCGTCCACGACCCCGACGAGGCCGAGGAGCAACTCGAATCGGCCAAACGCGAGGGCGAGGCGTACTTCTCGAACGACTCTGTCTATCTCGAACGGTTCCTGGAGAACCCGCGACACATCGAGATCCAGATCCTCGCGGACCACCACGACAACGTCAGGCACCTCGGCGAGCGTGACTGCTCGCTCCAGCGACGACACCAGAAAGTCATCGAGGAAGGCCCCTCCGCGGCGCTCTCGGACGAACTCCGCGAGAAGATCGGCGAATCGGCCCGGCGCGGTGTCCGGGAGGCCGACTACTACAACGCCGGGACCGTCGAGTTCCTCGTCGAAGAGGACCCCGACCGCGAGGCCGGCGAAGTGCTGGGCCCGGAGACGAACTTCTACTTCCTGGAGGTCAACACCCGCATCCAGGTCGAGCACTGCGTCACCGAGGAGATCACGGGTATCGACATCGTGAAGTGGCAGATCAGGGTCGCCCAGGACGAGACGATCCCCTTCGCGCAGGACGATGTCGAAGTCGACGGCCACGCGATGGAGTTCCGCATCAACGCCGAGAACGCGGCGAACGACTTCGCGCCGGCAAACAGCGGCTCCCTGGAGACCTACGACCCGCCGGGCGGGATCGGCGTCCGGATGGACGACGCGCTCCGGCAGGGAGACGACCTGGTGACCGACTACGACTCGATGATCGCGAAGCTCATCGTCCACGGTTCGGACCGCCAGGAAGTCATCGAGCGCGGGAAGCGCGCACTGGCGGAGTTCGACGTGGAAGGGTTCCCGACGGTGATCCCGTTCCACCGCCTGATGCTCACGGACGAGGAGTTCGTCGCCTCGACACACACGACGAAGTATCTGGACAACCACCTCGACCGCTCGCGCATCGAGGAGGCCCAGGAGAAGTGGGGCTCCGAGACCGAGAGCGACGCCGACGACGACGAGGAAGTCGTCGAACGGGAGTTCACGCTCGAGGTCAACGGGAAGCGCTTCGAGGTCGAACTCGAAGAGCGGGGCGCCCAGCCGATTCAGGTCGGCGACGTGGATCTGGAGGACGGCGGGAACCAGCCCCAGCGCCCACAGAGTGGCGGCGACTCCGACAGTGGCGGCGGTGGCTCCAGCGCCGAGGGCCAGGAGGTCACGGCGGAGATGCAGGGGACGATCCTCTCGGTGGAGGTCGACGAGGGCGAGGAGGTCGAGTCCGGCGACGTGCTCTGTGTGCTCGAAGCCATGAAGATGGAAAACGACATCGTCGCCGAGCGGGCCGGGACGGTCAACGAGGTCGCGATCGGCGAGGGCGACTCCGTCGACATGGGCGATCTGCTGTTCGTCATCGGCTGA